A single genomic interval of Camelina sativa cultivar DH55 chromosome 11, Cs, whole genome shotgun sequence harbors:
- the LOC104725300 gene encoding protein OBERON 2-like isoform X1, with product MGTSSGSNHPPHQMLPPRQQLRSGGLETALSLVSSDQEPRRESPAESASSQETWPLGDAVAPLGTKTMMSRRKTDPDSHEQSVNVMHHVSNADKVSVRDIARERLELVAERMHRLPDEFLDELKNGLKSILEGNVAQSVDEFMFLQKVVQSRSDLNSSTLVRAHRVQLEILVAINTGIQAFLHPNISLSQQFLIEIFVYKRCRNIACQNQLPADDCYCEICTNRKGFCNLCMCTICNKFDFAVNTCRWIGCDLCSHWTHTDCAIRDEQITTGSSAKNNTSSPGEIVFKCRACNRTSELLGWVKDVFQHCAPNWDRESLMKELDFVSRIFRGSEDQRGRKLFWKCEELLDKIKGGLVEATAAKLILMFFQEIELDSTNSFENGEGGRQMAPQDACNRIAEVVQETLRKMEIVAEEKMRMFKKARMALETCDRELEDKAKEVADLKAERQKKKLQIDELEKIVRLKQAEADMFQLKANEAKREADRLQRIVLAKMDKSEEEYASNYLKQRLNEAEAEKQYLFEKIKLQENSRVASQSSGGGGGDPSQVMMYSKIRDLLQGYNLSPKVDHPQSNDRNPFRSNP from the exons atgGGCACATCATCTGGTTCAAATCATCCTCCTCACCAGATGTTACCACCACGTCAGCAACTACGAAGTGGAGGGCTTGAAACAGCTCTTTCACTCGTCTCTTCTGATCAGGAGCCACGGCGTGAGTCTCCAGCCGAAAGTGCGAGTTCTCAAGAAACATGGCCGCTCGGAGACGCTGTTGCCCCCTTGGGGACCAAGACTATGATGAGTCGGCGAAAGACTGATCCTGATTCTCATGAACAAAGTGTGAATGTAATGCACCATGTCTCTAATGCGGATAAGGTCTCAGTACGGGATATAGCTAGGGAAAGACTCGAGTTGGTTGCGGAGAGGATGCATCGGTTACCGGATGAGTTTCTTGATGAGTTAAAGAACGGTCTTAAATCTATTCTTGAAGGGAATGTAGCGCAGAGCGTAGATGAGTTCATGTTCTTGCAGAAGGTTGTTCAGAGTAGATCTGATTTGAACTCTTCAACACTTGTTAGAGCTCACCGGGTGCAGCTTGAGATTCTTGTAGCCATAAATACTGGAATCCAGGCTTTTCTGCACCCGAACATCAGTCTGTCTCAGCAATTTCTTATCGAGATTTTCGTTTACAAGAGATGCAGAAACATAGCTTGTCAAAACCAACTACCAGCTGATGATTGCTACTGCGAAATATGCACCAACAGGAAAGGGTTCTGCAACCTTTGTATGTGTACGATCTGTAACAAGTTTGATTTTGCTGTCAATACGTGCCGGTGGATCGGTTGCGACTTGTGTTCACACTGGACTCATACGGACTGTGCTATTAGAGATGAACAGATCACCACGGGATCATCTGCTAAGAATAATACATCAAGTCCAGGAGAAATTGTGTTCAAGTGCCGGGCTTGTAACCGCACTTCTGAGCTGCTTGGTTGGGTTAAAGATGTGTTTCAGCACTGTGCACCAAACTGGGATAGGGAATCTTTGATGAAAGAACTCGACTTTGTTAGTAGGATTTTCCGGGGAAGCGAAGATCAACGAGGTAGGAAGCTGTTCTGGAAGTGTGAGGAGCTTCTTGACAAGATTAAGGGCGGTTTGGTTGAAGCAACAGCTgccaaattaatattaatgtttttcCAAG AGATCGAGTTAGACTCCACGAACAGCTTTGAAAATGGGGAAGGTGGACGTCAGATGGCACCTCAGGATGCATGCAACAGAATTGCTGAAGTTGTACAGGAGACTCTAAGGAAAATGGAGATAGTTGCTGAGGAGAAGATGAGGATGTTCAAAAAGGCACGCATGGCTCTCGAGACTTGCGATAGAGAGCTCGAAGACAAAGCCAAGGAAGTAGCAGATTTGAAAGCGGAGAGGCAAAAGAAGAAACTTCAGATAGACGAGCTAGAGAAAATCGTGAGGCTGAAGCAAGCAGAGGCAGACATGTTCCAGCTTAAAGCCAACGAAGCAAAGCGTGAGGCTGATCGGTTGCAGAGGATTGTATTAGCGAAAATGGACAAGTCTGAGGAGGAATACGCAAGTAACTATCTGAAACAGAGGCTGAACGAGGCCGAGGCAGAGAAGCAGTATCTGTTTGAGAAGATTAAGCTGCAGGAAAACTCGAGGGTGGCATCACAGAGCAGTGGCGGTGGTGGAGGTGACCCGTCACAGGTGATGATGTACTCAAAGATTCGTGATCTGCTTCAAGGATACAATCTCTCTCCCAAGGTAGATCATCCTCAATCAAACGACCGCAATCCTTTCAGATCCAATCCTTAA
- the LOC104725300 gene encoding protein OBERON 2-like isoform X2 — MLPPRQQLRSGGLETALSLVSSDQEPRRESPAESASSQETWPLGDAVAPLGTKTMMSRRKTDPDSHEQSVNVMHHVSNADKVSVRDIARERLELVAERMHRLPDEFLDELKNGLKSILEGNVAQSVDEFMFLQKVVQSRSDLNSSTLVRAHRVQLEILVAINTGIQAFLHPNISLSQQFLIEIFVYKRCRNIACQNQLPADDCYCEICTNRKGFCNLCMCTICNKFDFAVNTCRWIGCDLCSHWTHTDCAIRDEQITTGSSAKNNTSSPGEIVFKCRACNRTSELLGWVKDVFQHCAPNWDRESLMKELDFVSRIFRGSEDQRGRKLFWKCEELLDKIKGGLVEATAAKLILMFFQEIELDSTNSFENGEGGRQMAPQDACNRIAEVVQETLRKMEIVAEEKMRMFKKARMALETCDRELEDKAKEVADLKAERQKKKLQIDELEKIVRLKQAEADMFQLKANEAKREADRLQRIVLAKMDKSEEEYASNYLKQRLNEAEAEKQYLFEKIKLQENSRVASQSSGGGGGDPSQVMMYSKIRDLLQGYNLSPKVDHPQSNDRNPFRSNP, encoded by the exons ATGTTACCACCACGTCAGCAACTACGAAGTGGAGGGCTTGAAACAGCTCTTTCACTCGTCTCTTCTGATCAGGAGCCACGGCGTGAGTCTCCAGCCGAAAGTGCGAGTTCTCAAGAAACATGGCCGCTCGGAGACGCTGTTGCCCCCTTGGGGACCAAGACTATGATGAGTCGGCGAAAGACTGATCCTGATTCTCATGAACAAAGTGTGAATGTAATGCACCATGTCTCTAATGCGGATAAGGTCTCAGTACGGGATATAGCTAGGGAAAGACTCGAGTTGGTTGCGGAGAGGATGCATCGGTTACCGGATGAGTTTCTTGATGAGTTAAAGAACGGTCTTAAATCTATTCTTGAAGGGAATGTAGCGCAGAGCGTAGATGAGTTCATGTTCTTGCAGAAGGTTGTTCAGAGTAGATCTGATTTGAACTCTTCAACACTTGTTAGAGCTCACCGGGTGCAGCTTGAGATTCTTGTAGCCATAAATACTGGAATCCAGGCTTTTCTGCACCCGAACATCAGTCTGTCTCAGCAATTTCTTATCGAGATTTTCGTTTACAAGAGATGCAGAAACATAGCTTGTCAAAACCAACTACCAGCTGATGATTGCTACTGCGAAATATGCACCAACAGGAAAGGGTTCTGCAACCTTTGTATGTGTACGATCTGTAACAAGTTTGATTTTGCTGTCAATACGTGCCGGTGGATCGGTTGCGACTTGTGTTCACACTGGACTCATACGGACTGTGCTATTAGAGATGAACAGATCACCACGGGATCATCTGCTAAGAATAATACATCAAGTCCAGGAGAAATTGTGTTCAAGTGCCGGGCTTGTAACCGCACTTCTGAGCTGCTTGGTTGGGTTAAAGATGTGTTTCAGCACTGTGCACCAAACTGGGATAGGGAATCTTTGATGAAAGAACTCGACTTTGTTAGTAGGATTTTCCGGGGAAGCGAAGATCAACGAGGTAGGAAGCTGTTCTGGAAGTGTGAGGAGCTTCTTGACAAGATTAAGGGCGGTTTGGTTGAAGCAACAGCTgccaaattaatattaatgtttttcCAAG AGATCGAGTTAGACTCCACGAACAGCTTTGAAAATGGGGAAGGTGGACGTCAGATGGCACCTCAGGATGCATGCAACAGAATTGCTGAAGTTGTACAGGAGACTCTAAGGAAAATGGAGATAGTTGCTGAGGAGAAGATGAGGATGTTCAAAAAGGCACGCATGGCTCTCGAGACTTGCGATAGAGAGCTCGAAGACAAAGCCAAGGAAGTAGCAGATTTGAAAGCGGAGAGGCAAAAGAAGAAACTTCAGATAGACGAGCTAGAGAAAATCGTGAGGCTGAAGCAAGCAGAGGCAGACATGTTCCAGCTTAAAGCCAACGAAGCAAAGCGTGAGGCTGATCGGTTGCAGAGGATTGTATTAGCGAAAATGGACAAGTCTGAGGAGGAATACGCAAGTAACTATCTGAAACAGAGGCTGAACGAGGCCGAGGCAGAGAAGCAGTATCTGTTTGAGAAGATTAAGCTGCAGGAAAACTCGAGGGTGGCATCACAGAGCAGTGGCGGTGGTGGAGGTGACCCGTCACAGGTGATGATGTACTCAAAGATTCGTGATCTGCTTCAAGGATACAATCTCTCTCCCAAGGTAGATCATCCTCAATCAAACGACCGCAATCCTTTCAGATCCAATCCTTAA